The genomic DNA TGCGCGGCATACCCGCACAGCATTTCGTCGGCGCCTTCGCCCCCGAGTGCCACATCAACCTTTTCTTTCAAACGCTTAGAAAGCATTAGAATCACAGCATCGCTGGGAGTCGAAGCCGGAAGCCTCGTTGCGTCAAGCAGTTCCCGCCATGCGCGATCATATTCGTATTCAGTGGCATCGACAGGTGCGAATTCGCAACCAACCGTCTCGGCGGTATGTTCGGCGTTTTGAGCCTCTTGGCCTGCTCCACAGGCAAAGAACCCGCTGCCCGACTGCATCATCGAGGCAGCGATTGATGCGGAATCGATGCCGCCCGAAAGCAGCATACCTACTGGCTTGTCGCTGACCTTCCGACGGCTAACTGAATCGTCTAGGCCGCTCGCTAATTCGTCGACGGCGTCCTCGAATTTGATCGTGGCGTCCTCGATGGGCAATTCCCAATACGTTTCGATCCGTTCGCCTCGAGCATCAACTGTCATCCGTTGTGCGGATTCGAGTTGATAAATCCCCTCGTACATCGTTTCACGACCTAAGGTCAAACGAAACGAGGACAAATAGTGGCTGATCGCTCGGAAATTGGGTCGGCGTGGAACATCAGGATGTTCTAACAACGCGGCTATTGAACTAGCGACCAGCAAAGTATTCCCAACGCGGGTGTAAAACATTGGTTTCACACCACAGCGATCACGTGCAATCAATACGTCGCCGGTTTGGAAGTCGACGGCGACGAAGGCAAACATCCCCCGAACGCGATCCACACAGTTCTTGCCCCATACGCGGAACGCGTGCAGTAACGTTTCAGTGTCACATCGAGTTTGAAACCTGACGTCATGAACGTCGGTCAGCTCACGGCGTAGTTCTGTATCGTTGTAAATCTCGCCGTTGTACGAGATTGCATAGCGACCGTCGGGCGTGACCATGGGTTGTTGACCGGCATTGACGTCGCGAATCGCGAGGCGTCGATGGGCCAACAGTACATTTTTGCGTGCAAGAATTCCGTGACCATCAGGCCCGCGACGTGCCATCACGTTGTTCATGCGGTGGGCAATGCGATGCGTATCGACCGTGATCGGCTGGTCGTTCGTCAAGATTGCCAACACGCCGCACATAGGAATCCGAGTCTTTCGGTGGATAGCCAAAGAATGGTTTTCCCTCATGATCGGCACAACGCGGTAGATCCAAAGACGATACCGTTGAGGTTACCAGTCGTGGCGGTTGCATAATTTGCAACGCGCCATTGGTGAGCGTTTGTGATTGAGCTTTCCCGTTTATTCGTTACCCAAGAACCGGATATTCGTTTTAACCGGCCATGTTTCACAACCTGATTGCTCTTCAACACTCGTGCAACGCGTTTTTCTAATCCTCGGAATGGGAGTGTGCTAGCCTTTTTGTGGACCTAACCGTGCTAGTTTGACGATCAAGTTGGGTAGGTACGTTCACCATCGAACTTGTAGAAGCTAATAAATGGGTCGCATTCAATCATCAATCGGGTTAGTCACAGGGACCGACATTGTCGGGACTGTGGATCAATTGATGGCGATCAACGGCCAACCGCGTGATCGCTTGGTCTCACGAACCAATACGCTTCGGTCCGAGCAGCAATCGATCGCTGAATTAACCGCATCGGTGATTGGCGTTCAGCTTGCCGGCAAACAACTATCCAACGTCTCAACATTCCGATCGAAGTCGTCGGAATCGTCTAACGCAGAAGTCTTGACGGCGACGGCCGGCAGCAAGGCCATCGCGGCGACTCACGAAATCCGCACTCTGCAAACCGCCGCAACGCACGGTGTTGAGTCGCGCGTCCGATTCGATTCGGACACCGAAGCGTTGGGCTTTACGGGATCGCTCGCCATTCAAACCGAAGGGTTCCTTGACCAGTCGGTTTCGCTTTCCAAGTTGAACAATGGCCGCGGTGTCGATGCAGGAAAAATTCGCATCACTGATCGCAGCGGACAATCGGCAGAGATTGATTTGTCGAAGGCCAAGACGATCGACGATGTGCTACAAACGATCAATGACGCATCCATCGACGTGCTGGCAACCACCGAAGGTGGCAAAATCAAGCTGGTCGATCAGACGGGTGAAACAGAGTCGAACCTCATTGTTGATCAATTAGGCGATGCGGAAACGGCCGCCGACCTAGGTCTATGGGGAGTCGACGTTGCCGCCGATTCCGTCACCGGATTCGACCTTACGTTCAACGTCAGCGCAACCACGGACCTTAGCCAACTGCGTCAAGGCAAGGGCATTCGACAAGCCGATGGCGACGACATCGCTATTAAGCTATCCGATGGCACGTCACTGAACGTGGACTTCGGCGATTTTGGTGGCGCGTCAGAACCAACCATTCAAGACGTACTCGACCATCTGAACTCACTCAATCCGGCCAAGCTTTCGGCGTCATTCACCAGCGAAGGCATCGAAGTCAAAGACTTGACCACAGGGTCTGGAAAGTTCTCGATTGCAAACGCGGAAGATTCATCGACCGCAAGCGACCTTGGTTTGATTGGTTCAACCAGCAGTGACACAATCGTCGCTGAATACGAACCGCAAGTACTTCGCGGCACGTCGCTAAACCAATTGGCGGGCGGTGCTGGGTTGGCGGGGTTGACGTCGCTAGACATCACGACCGCCGATGGATCGTCCGCTTCGATTGATCTATCGTCTGCAACGAACACTGCTGAGGTGATCGATGCAATCAATGGGTCTGGGCTGAGCTTGATTGCCCGTTTGAATGACGCTGGAACGGGCCTTCGGATTCGTGACGTTTCCGGGGGAACTGGCAATCTGACGATCTCGTCCCTTGATGATACATCCGATCGACTCGGCGTCACCGCCGACACGGCTGACGACATCGTCGTTGGCACAAACCTGAACAAACAAAGCGTCACCCTCGATACCAAACTCACGGATCTCAACCGAGGCGTTGGCGTAGGCAAGGGCAGTTTTACCATCACCGATTCCAATGGCGGCATCGGCGCAATCAACCTAACCACCGATGGCATTTCGACGGTGGGGGACTTGATCGACAAGATCAATGGCCTAAGCATTGACGTGTCCGCATCGCTTAACGAAGCCGGCGATGGCATCACGATTGTCGACACCGGCGACGGCGACGCCACGCTGACAATCACGGACTCGGGAACCGGAACGTCTGCAAAAAAACTGGGGATTGTCGGAACGGCCACCGACCAAACGATCGGCGGTTCGACCGTTTCCGCACTGGTTGGATCACAAGCCGACCGCATCACAATCGAGGCAACGGACTCGTTGGCCGAGATCGCCGAGAAGATCAACGCTTCGGATCGCTACGCTACTGCCACCGTCAATCTGAACGACGATGGAAGCTACTCGTTGCGCGTTCGCAGTAACAAAGGCGGTGCCGACGGTCGCTTCGGAATTGTCACCGATGGATTTGATCTAGACATCGAGACGACCGCCAAAGCTCAAGACGCCGTGATTGCGGTGTCCACCGACGGTTCCAGCGAGCGACTATTCACGTCGTCGGATGGCGTGTTCGAAATTGACGGCGAAGGAACGACATCAACCGCCATTACGTCGTCCACGAAGCTCACCGACCTGGCCAGCGGTGCTGGCTCGGGCAGCTTTACCATCACCGATTCCAGTGGCGCAAAGAGCGCGATCAACATCACGGTGCAAAACATCACCACCGTGGGTGAATTGGTCGATGCTTTCAACGACTTGGGTATCGGAGTCAAAGCCTCGATCAACGAAGATGCAACAGGCATCACGCTCATCGATACCGCCGGTGGGGACGAAACCATGACCGTCACCGACGTTGGAAACGGTATCGCGGCGAGCAGTCTTGGGATCGAAGGCGAAGCAGAATCCCAAACGATTGACGGATCGACTGTCAACGCTCTTATCGGCACCGGTCAAGCCACCAGTGGCGACGACGAAACCGGGTTAACGTTCACTCTTAAGCAGCTATCCGACGAAACCATCACCGTCCGAGTCGCTGAAGACACTTCGGGGATTACCAAAGCGGCCAAGTCGTTTGCGGACCAGTACAACAAGCTAGTTGATAAGCTCGAGTCGCTCACGTTCTTCAATGCCGAAGACAACGAGATTGGCTTGCTGTTCGGATCCAGTGAAGCTCAGCGGATTCGCCAGGGCTACACACGGTTGCTTTCGGGAACCATCACCGGCGCGGGGAACATCAAGTCGATTGGTCAAGTCGGACTACGGTTCAACGACCAAGGAAAGCTTGATCTCAACACGACAAAGTTGACCGAAGCCATCGAAAACGGCCGTGAAGACGTCGAGGCTTTCTTCACCACCGAAGACACCGGCCTTTCGGATCGGCTCGATACCTTGGCCGAATCATTAGCGGGTGTCGGATCCAGCTTACTTCTCAATCGTTCGCAAACGCTCAGCAGTCAAATCGAGCGTTACGACGATCAAGTCACCTCGATGAACTCAAGATTAGAAAAGCAACGTGAGCAATTGTTGCTTCAGTTCTATCGTACCGAAGAAACGATTTCTAAGCTTCAGAGCAATTCTTCCGCAATTGACCAAATCCAACG from Rubripirellula amarantea includes the following:
- the fliD gene encoding flagellar filament capping protein FliD, producing the protein MGRIQSSIGLVTGTDIVGTVDQLMAINGQPRDRLVSRTNTLRSEQQSIAELTASVIGVQLAGKQLSNVSTFRSKSSESSNAEVLTATAGSKAIAATHEIRTLQTAATHGVESRVRFDSDTEALGFTGSLAIQTEGFLDQSVSLSKLNNGRGVDAGKIRITDRSGQSAEIDLSKAKTIDDVLQTINDASIDVLATTEGGKIKLVDQTGETESNLIVDQLGDAETAADLGLWGVDVAADSVTGFDLTFNVSATTDLSQLRQGKGIRQADGDDIAIKLSDGTSLNVDFGDFGGASEPTIQDVLDHLNSLNPAKLSASFTSEGIEVKDLTTGSGKFSIANAEDSSTASDLGLIGSTSSDTIVAEYEPQVLRGTSLNQLAGGAGLAGLTSLDITTADGSSASIDLSSATNTAEVIDAINGSGLSLIARLNDAGTGLRIRDVSGGTGNLTISSLDDTSDRLGVTADTADDIVVGTNLNKQSVTLDTKLTDLNRGVGVGKGSFTITDSNGGIGAINLTTDGISTVGDLIDKINGLSIDVSASLNEAGDGITIVDTGDGDATLTITDSGTGTSAKKLGIVGTATDQTIGGSTVSALVGSQADRITIEATDSLAEIAEKINASDRYATATVNLNDDGSYSLRVRSNKGGADGRFGIVTDGFDLDIETTAKAQDAVIAVSTDGSSERLFTSSDGVFEIDGEGTTSTAITSSTKLTDLASGAGSGSFTITDSSGAKSAINITVQNITTVGELVDAFNDLGIGVKASINEDATGITLIDTAGGDETMTVTDVGNGIAASSLGIEGEAESQTIDGSTVNALIGTGQATSGDDETGLTFTLKQLSDETITVRVAEDTSGITKAAKSFADQYNKLVDKLESLTFFNAEDNEIGLLFGSSEAQRIRQGYTRLLSGTITGAGNIKSIGQVGLRFNDQGKLDLNTTKLTEAIENGREDVEAFFTTEDTGLSDRLDTLAESLAGVGSSLLLNRSQTLSSQIERYDDQVTSMNSRLEKQREQLLLQFYRTEETISKLQSNSSAIDQIQRITIPT
- the asnB gene encoding asparagine synthase (glutamine-hydrolyzing); this encodes MAIHRKTRIPMCGVLAILTNDQPITVDTHRIAHRMNNVMARRGPDGHGILARKNVLLAHRRLAIRDVNAGQQPMVTPDGRYAISYNGEIYNDTELRRELTDVHDVRFQTRCDTETLLHAFRVWGKNCVDRVRGMFAFVAVDFQTGDVLIARDRCGVKPMFYTRVGNTLLVASSIAALLEHPDVPRRPNFRAISHYLSSFRLTLGRETMYEGIYQLESAQRMTVDARGERIETYWELPIEDATIKFEDAVDELASGLDDSVSRRKVSDKPVGMLLSGGIDSASIAASMMQSGSGFFACGAGQEAQNAEHTAETVGCEFAPVDATEYEYDRAWRELLDATRLPASTPSDAVILMLSKRLKEKVDVALGGEGADEMLCGYAAQHWAGEDFRRHTTADSASSFRLRLTQGYGRDSFRSPVDMFLAGNTFLPSELKSHVFNNDAWKAAELDEKIECVYEDAAGKHVEEGASRKIYRLIHRINLEGQLSRLDTATMQASLEGRVPFTDHILCEKMAKVSFDKHIRLRDGCDPDLTSKELAATHSLQTKRLLRVVAGERLPHEIVDRPKQSFPTPVFDWMGGVWSDRVKQTLASSAFLSEVIHPELLPQLIAAPQSAGVLLWPLMNLAHWGDQEFAA